A genomic stretch from Bradysia coprophila strain Holo2 unplaced genomic scaffold, BU_Bcop_v1 contig_326, whole genome shotgun sequence includes:
- the LOC119079712 gene encoding 60S ribosomal protein L23, translating to MSKRGRGGSAGGKFRISLGLPVGAVMNCADNTGAKNLYVIAVHGIRGRLNRLPAAGVGDMFVATVKKGKPELRKKVMPAVVIRQRKPFRRRDGVFIYFEDNAGVIVNNKGEMKGSAITGPVAKECADLWPRIASNASSIA from the exons ATGTCTAAAAGag GACGAGGAGGTTCAGCCGGAGGAAAATTCCGCATTTCGCTGGGTTTGCCAGTAGGAGCAGTAATGAACTGTGCAGATAACACTG GTGCCAAAAATCTGTACGTCATCGCTGTCCATGGCATTCGTGGTCGCTTAAACAGATTACCCGCAGCTGGTGTTGGTGACATGTTCGTTGCTACCGTCAAAAAGGGTAAACCAGAATTGCGAAAGAAG GTAATGCCAGCCGTTGTCATCCGACAACGTAAACCATTCAGAAGGCGTGATGGTGTGTTCATATACTTCGAAGACAATGCTGGCGTTATCGTAAACAACAAAGGTGAAATGAAAGGATCAGCTATCACCGGGCCAGTGGCGAAGGAGTGCGCTGATCTTTGGCCGCGTATCGCATCGAATGCTAGTTCCATAGCATAA
- the LOC119079710 gene encoding uncharacterized protein LOC119079710, which yields MTPDPKVLFTRKWMLANHKSPAPFQQEKFDTIFSSQSIQKHVEDLKNSIDIELYISPRLLPEDSYINLEIYSHKHPHIPINLSRVATARSCHNDDSNALIIVKDVRIAGNKLAKPERTISHYETLFRNNGIDQKLITFMPLSQLLNDYAGYEERRKLAFLYEQFIVDKDIAAKVNAFLGTKLLHEGRAAFPADFSDHLTLADKIHKALRMVYCMYTQPTDDQESKSIIRVGRHGMANEHIVENIIDLLHQLQELHPGGCNNVSRLVIRASSDVGKPFEIYKDEAGPVYPEEAATTDENSPANKSEVDESLLQKVYVHTSIIPNDHIVPDKEEDSPNDVRRDNSQPQAPPKAQNVPANLEQQVLNCLKQYVAKSNMNMNANNAPGMVTANRVIKRRRVPVAGPGNRNGKMF from the exons ATGACGCCCGATCCAAAGGTTTTATTTACCAGAAAATGGATGCTCGCCAACCACAAGTCACCGGCACCGTTTCAACAAGAGAAATTCGACACTATTTTCTCCAGCCAGTCAATACAGAAACATGTTGAGGATTTAAAAAACTCCATAGACATTGAGCTGTACATCAGCCCGCGTTTGTTGCCTGAAGACTCTTACATTA ACTTGGAGATTTACAGTCACAAGCATCCTCACATTCCGATTAATTTGAGCCGAGTTGCTACTGCTCGTTCCTGTCACAACGACGATTCGAATGCGTTGATAATTGTGAAGGACGTACGAATCGCTGGCAACAAATTGGCTAAACCGGAACGTACAATCAGTCATTATGAAACGCTTTTTCGCAACAATGGCATCGACCAGAAGCTAATTACATTCATGCCTCTGTCTCAGCTGTTGAACGATTATGCTGGCTACGAAGAACGACGTAAACTTGCATTTCTGTATGAACAGTTCATTGTTGACAAGGATATTGCCGCTAAAGTGAATGCTTTCCTTGGAACGAAATTGCTTCACGAAGGTCGTGCGGCGTTCCCGGCTGATTTTAGCGACCATCTTACATTGGCTGATAAGATTCATAAGGCTTTACGAATGGTCTACTGCATGTACACACAGCCAACAGACGACCAAGAATCGAAAAGTATTATTCGAGTTGGACGACATGGTATGGCTAATGAGCATATTGTCGAAAATATCATTGATCTTCTCCACCAACTGCAGGAACTGCATCCAG GTGGTTGTAACAACGTTAGCAGATTGGTTATCCGTGCAAGCTCGGACGTCGGAAAGCCGTTTGAAATTTACAAAGATGAAG CCGGTCCTGTTTACCCCGAAGAAGCGGCCACAACTGACGAAAATTCGCCAGCCAACAAATCGGAAGTGGATGAATCTTTACTACAAAAAGTCTATGTGCACACTTCAATTATACCTAATGACCATATCGTACCGGACAAGGAAGAAGATTCCCCCAACGATGTTCGACGTGACAACAGTCAACCGCAAGCTCCCCCTAAAGCGCAAAATGTACCAGCCAATTTGGAGCAACAAGTTCTTAACTGTCTCAAACAGTATGTGGCTAAATCAAACATGAACATGAACGCCAACAATGCTCCTGGTATGGTAACAGCTAATCGAGTTATTAAACGACGTAGAGTTCCAGTCGCTGGGCCAGGCAATCGTAAtggcaaaatgttttaa